Proteins encoded by one window of Heptranchias perlo isolate sHepPer1 unplaced genomic scaffold, sHepPer1.hap1 HAP1_SCAFFOLD_529, whole genome shotgun sequence:
- the LOC137314984 gene encoding zinc finger protein 135-like, protein MEKPWKCGDCGKGFNYPSRLETHRRSHTGERPFSCSVCGKGFNYPSRLETHRRSHTGERPFSCSVCGKGFNYPSRLETHRRSHTGERPFSCSVCGKGFTISSDLLKHQRVHTGERPFSCSVCKKRFTQSSTLLAHQRVHTGERPFTCSVCGKRFTWSSHLLSHQRVHSDERPFKCSDCGKSFKGRNELLRHQRSDTGERPFTCSVCGKRFTLSSTLLAHQRVHTGERPFTCSVCKKRFTHSSSLLKHQLVHTDGRPFKCSDCERSFKSKIELLQHQRTHTGERPFICSVCKKRFTRSSHLLIHQRVHTGERPFSCSVCGKKFTHSSTLLTHQRVHSDERPFKCSDCEKRFKSKRNLLTHQRTHTGERPFTCSV, encoded by the coding sequence atggagaaaccgtggaaatgtggggactgtgggaagggattcaattacccatccaggctggaaactcatcgacgcagtcacactggggagaggccgttctcctgctccgtgtgtgggaagggattcaattacccgtccaggctggaaactcatcgacgcagtcacactggggagaggccgttctcctgctccgtatgtgggaagggattcaattacccatccaggctggaaactcatcgacgcagtcacactggggagaggccgttctcctgctccgtgtgtgggaagggattcactatttcatccgacctgctgaaacaccagcgagttcacactggcgagaggccgttctcctgctccgtgtgtaagaagagattcactcaatcatccaccctgctggcacaccagcgagttcacactggggagaggccgttcacctgctccgtgtgtgggaagagattcacttggtcatcacacctgctgtcacaccagcgagttcactccgatgagagaccttttaaatgctctgactgtgggaagagctttaaaggcagaaatgaactgctgagacatcaacgcagtgacaccggggagaggccgttcacctgctccgtgtgcggaaagagattcacactgtcatccaccctgctggcacaccagcgagttcacactggggagaggccgttcacctgctccgtgtgtaagaagagattcactcattcatcctccctgctgaaacatcaacttgttcacactgatgggagaccttttaaatgttctgactgtgagaggagctttaaaagcaaaattgaactgctgcaacaccaacgcactcacactggggagagaccgttcatctgctctgtgtgtaagaagagattcactcggtcatcccacctgctgatacaccagcgagttcacactggggagaggccgttctcctgctccgtgtgtgggaagaaattCACTCATTCTTCCACCCTGctaacacaccagcgagttcactccgatgagagaccttttaaatgttctgactgtgagaagaggtttaaaagcaaaaggaatctgctgacacaccaacgcactcacactggggagaggccgttcacctgctccgtgtga
- the LOC137314983 gene encoding zinc finger protein 585A-like — protein MEKPWKCGECGKGFNYPSRLEIHQHSHTGERPFTCCMCGKGFAQSSGLLTHQRVHTDERPFKCADCEMRFKSKINLLIHQRTHTGERPFTCSVCGKGFTISSSLQTHQRVHTGERPFKCSDCEKRFKCKRNLLTHQCTHTGVRPFTCSECGKGFTQSSLLLTHQRVHTGERPFTCSVCGKGFTQSSLLLTHHRVHTGERPFTCSVCGKGYTRLSTLLTHQRLHSDERPFKCSDCEKRFQSKSNLLSHQRTHTGERPFICSVCGKGFTWSSELLTHQRVHTGERPFKCSDCERRFKSKIELLRHQRTHTGERPFICTVCGKRFTQSSILLTHQRVHTGERPFTCTLCGKRFTRSSILLTHQRVHSDERSFKCSDCEKRFKSKIELLRHQRTHTGERPFICTVCGKRFTQSSNLLKHQRVHTGERPFTCTLCGMRFTRSFILLRHQQVHSDERPFECSDCEKRFKSKFNLLTHQRTHTGERPFSCSVYGKGFAGSSTLLKHQRVHTGEGAFTCSVCGKRFTQSSNLLRHQRVHSDERPFKCSDCEKRYKSKFNLLTHQRTHTGEGPFTCSVCGKGFTWASSLLKHQRVHTERPLNVLTVGRDLKSETNC, from the coding sequence atggagaaaccgtggaaatgtggggaatgtgggaagggattcaattacccgtccaggCTGGAAATTCATCaacacagtcacactggggagaggccgttcacctgctgcatgtgtgggaagggattcgctcagtcatccgggctcctgacacaccagcgagttcacactgatgagagaccttttaaatgtgctgactgtgagatgaggtttaaaagcaaaattaatctgctgatacaccaacgtacccatactggggagaggccgttcacctgctccgtgtgtgggaagggattcactatttcatccagcctccagacacaccagcgagttcacactggggagagaccttttaaatgttctgactgtgagaaaaggtttaaatgcaaaaggaacctgctgacacaccaatgtacccacactggggtgaggccgttcacctgctccgagtgtgggaagggattcactcagtcatccctcctcctgacacaccagcgagttcacactggggagaggccgttcacctgctccgtgtgtgggaagggattcactcagtcatccctcctcctgacacaccaccgagttcacactggggagaggccgttcacctgctccgtgtgcgggaagggatacaCTCGgttatccaccctgctgacacaccagcgacttcactctgatgagagaccttttaaatgttctgactgtgagaagaggtttcaaagcaaaagtaatctgctgtcacaccaacgcactcacactggggagagaccgttcatctgctctgtgtgtgggaagggattcacttggtcatctgagcttctgacacaccagcgagttcacactggggagaggccttttaaatgttctgactgtgagaggaggtttaaaagcaaaattgaactgctgagacaccaacgcactcacactggggagagaccgttcatctgcaccgtgtgtgggaagagattcactcagtcgtccatcctgctgacacaccagcgagttcacactggggagaggccgttcacctgcaccttgtgtgggaagagattcactcggtcatccatcctgctgacacaccagcgagttcactctgatgagagatcttttaagtgttctgactgtgagaagaggtttaaaagcaaaattgaactgctgagacaccaacgcacccacactggggagaggccgttcatctgcaccgtgtgtgggaagagattcactcagtcatccaacctgctgaaacaccagcgagttcacactggggagaggccgttcacctgcaccttgtgtgggatgagattcactcggtcattcatcctgctgagacaccagcaagttcactccgatgagagaccttttgaatgttctgactgtgagaagaggtttaaaagcaaatttaatctgctgacacaccaacgcacccacactggggagaggccgttctcctgctctgtgtatgggaagggattcgctgggtcatccaccctgctgaaacaccagcgagttcacactggagagggggcgttcacctgctccgtgtgtgggaagagattcactcagtcatccaacctgctgagacaccagcgagttcactccgatgagagaccttttaaatgttctgactgtgagaagaggtataaaagcaaatttaatctgctgacacaccaacgcactcacactggggaggggccgttcacctgctccgtgtgtgggaagggattcacttgggcatcctccctgctgaaacaccagcgagttcacactgagagacctttaaatgttctgactgtgggaagagatttaaaatcagaaacgaactgctga